The Caloenas nicobarica isolate bCalNic1 chromosome 33, bCalNic1.hap1, whole genome shotgun sequence genome contains the following window.
GCGGCACCAGCGGCACCGGGTGGGACACGCCTGGGCCCAGAGCAGCGTCAGCCTGGCCCCGTCACCCCCATggccgccccccagccccccagccgCTCACCGTCCTCCTCGCGGTCCCCCGCCGTCCTCCGCAGGCAGGTCTGCAGCCACCGCAGGGGCCCCCCCAGGCCTGGGGACAAGGCGGGTGAGAGGGGACATGGTCCTGGGGGACAAGCCCGGCCGGGAGGGTCACAGCCCCTCGCCCACCTTCCTGATGTAGACGATGCACCAAGGGCTCCCCAGCTCCTTCCTCAGGTGCCCAGTGCTCCTCCATGGGACCTTCCTccccttcatcctcctcctcctcctcctcgctgtcCCCGTCCTCTGCCGAGCTGTCCTGGGCCGGCACCGCTGGGGCACCCGCTGCACCCTGGGGGGACGGGGGTTGTCGGGGTGCCTGCGGTGGGGCAGCACCCgtgggcacagcctggggacccCCCGAACCCCCCGTACCGGCCCGGGGGGGCCCTGGCCCTTCCTGCGGCGCTTCTTGTAGAGCTCCTTGCGTTCcgccaccagccccagccccagcagcttgTCCACCACGCGAGCCCGCGAGCGCCGCGCCGTCAGGTGCTTCATGATGTTCCCCAGGACGtctgcggggaggggggggtcaGGACGAGGGTCAGGGTGAGCGTCaggctgtgtccccccccagcccacccgGGGCCCCGCTCACCATCCGAGCCCTGGAACTCCTCGAAGAGCCGCGTcagctcctcctcctgctcctgggtCCACAGCACGATGCGGGTGCCCTTCCTGGGTGGGGGGGGATGACACGGCCATGGGTCCCCACCCCAGGGCGAGGGGGAGCCCCGGGTGGGGGGTCCCGACCCACCTGTCCCGCGGGAAGTCCCTGGCGCTGGCGGCCAGTCCCAGCCGCACCAGCTGCTTCACCACCTGCCGCCGCGTCCGCCCGGGCGCCGGGAGCTGCGCCAGGATGGTGGCAACCACGTCCTGGCCTGCGGGATGGGGGGGCTGCAGTGAggcagcccccgcagcccccccagggGTCCCGCTGCACCCCCCGGTACCTTCCACCTCCTTGTATTTCCAGTAGAGCTcccgcagctcctgctcctcttggggggtccagggggtgccccggctcctgccagccctgggggggGTGAGGAGAGGTGAGGGGGGTAatgggggggctgcagccccctccccagccccactcaccCCTCGCCCTCGCGCAGGGAGCCGTAGCCCTCGGTCATCTCCCGCACGGCCGCCGGGCTCTTCCAGAACAGCAGCTCCACGAAGGCTTTCTTGTTGGTGGCCGCCAGCGCAAAGAACTTGCCCAGGATGAACTTGGCCAAGGCCACCAGCTCCTGCgggcagggggagggagagCTGGGTGGGGGGGACGCGGGGATGGACCCCTCCCTAGGGAAACCGAGCGGGGAACGGGGCTGACCTGGtgcgcggcggccgcggggtcGCTGAGCAGGCGGTGGAACGTGGCGAAGAGGGAGAGCTGGAACAGCAGGGCCTCCATGCGCAGGTCGCGGGCCAGGCGGTGCAGCAGCCGCGCGGCGCAGTGGTTGGTGCGGGGGCTGTTGCGTTCGTacccccgcagcagcagcaccagcgccCGCACCACGGGGGCGCAGGCAAACCTGCCCAGACCCCCCCGGTCAGCAGGGCCACCCCCAGAGCCTTCCGGTCAGCAGGGCCAAGCCCTGGACCCCCCCGGTCAATATGGCCAACCCTGGACCCCCCGGTCGGCAGGGCCACTCCTGGCACCCCCCCGGTCAATATGGCCAACCCTGGACCCCCTGGTCGGCAGGGCTACCCCTGGAACGCCACCGGTCAATATGGCCAACCCTGGACCCCCCGGTCAGCAGGGCCACCCCTGGCACCCCCCAGGCCCCTCCGGTCAGCAGGGCCACCCTGGTCCCCCCGTCGCCCCTCTCACCGTTTCAAGTAGTCGAGGAAGTTGAACTCCTTCTCCGACACCTGCACggtctcttcctcctcttcttcatcctcctcctcctcctcctcctccggctCCTCGGCCTCGGGGGGCGCGGGCTCTGCGGGGGGACAGTGCTGAGGGCCCGGGGCACCCCGGCACAGACCCCCCCGGTTCCCGGTGCCGCCGGCTGGGGACTCACGGGGCAGGGGAGCGAAGAGGATCTCCCGCAGCAGCCGCGTCTCCTCGGGCGGCCCCGCATCGGGGGCTCCGAACACGTCCCCTTCGGGCCAGACgtccctggggaggtgggacAGGCTGGCACCgcgtccccacagccctgcccgggTGGGGACGGGGACCGGGGTGCCGGTACCTTGCAGAGCGGAGCAGCCGCAGGGCCGGGGGGACTTGGCCGTCCCGCAGCCGCCCCTGGATTTGCAGCAGAGCCGCCGCGCGCTGCTCCTCCACCGGCACCTCTGAGGCGGCGTCGAAGGGCACCAGGTCCTCGGGGAGGGGCACCTCGCCCTGTGTGTGACGCCGCTGTCACCCTGTgacaccccctggtgtcccccgCGGGGCCGGGTCCCCCCCATACCTGCAGGCAGCCCTGGAGCTGCGGGGCCAGCGCAGcccacagctcctccagctcgggcggctgcggggccggggctgcggccaCCACcggcttcttcctcctcctccgcaCGCGTTTGCTCTGGGGGACGAGGACGGGGTCATGGGGGGACGCgtgacccccccagggacccccccggcggggcggccgcgtCCCACCTGCACCACGAGGCCGGCGCGGCCGCGGCAGAAGCGCTCGAGCATGCGGAGGAAGAGATGGGCCGTCTCCACCAGGTCCCGCAGGAAGCTGCGCGGCTGCTTGGTCTCGTCGAACTTGCGGAAGAGGGCGAGGAAGAGCTCCCGGTACTCCATCAGGTAGAAGATGTTGCCTGcggaggaggaggtgggggtcAGCCGCGGAGTGCCGGGGTCGGACCCCCTGACCGAGGATGGGCGGCGGGACAGACGGACTCACTCTTGATGACCTGGCTGCTGTCCCGCACCGCCTGCTCGGGGGACCGGTCCATCTCCTGCACCGTGCGCAGCAGCTCCTGGTACGCCTTCAAGGCCAAGTGCATCCTGCGGACGGGCAGCGTCAGGGCAGGACCCGCACCCGGGCGGGGGTCCCAGGCACCCAGGGGGGTCCCAGACGCCCAGGGGGGCCCCAGGCTTCACCTGCGGGCCCAGGTCGCCGCCTCCTTCTTGTCCATCAGCGCCATCTCGTAGTAGGTGGTGAGGTTCTGCTCGATGAAGTGGAAGGCGCGGACGCCCACGGTCTCGGACACCAGCTCGGGGCGGAAGCCGCGCCGGCGGTTGAAAGCCATGAAGAAAGCGCTGGCCCACAGGTAGTAGGTCTCGTCATGCTGCTGAGCCTTCTCCCGCACCAGCTGGTCCTGGGGGTGACAGGGGGGGGCTCAGCGGGGGGTCCCACAGCCCCGGGTTGGGGGTCTGGCAGCCCCGGCCCCTCACCTTGACCAGCAGCATCAGGCGGTTGTAACAGCCCTCCAGGAAATCCTGGCAGAAGCGGCGCAGGAAGAGCCGCACGTTgcgggcggagcggcgggggggCTCGGCCTCGGGGGCCGCCTGACGCCGCCGCGGCACGCGCCGCGGCTCCTTGCCCAGGTCGTGGCTGTAGCTCTTCAGCTGCGGGGGGACAAGGAGGGAGCAGCCGGGGCTTGTGCCGCCGcgtcacccccgtgtccccctccaCGTCCCCGTCCCCGCGCTCACGTTGTGCAGCCCCTTATGGAAGACGACGTCCCGATCGCCGATCGCCTTCAGGCCTTGCAGGACATAAGAGCCGCCAAAGCGGGAGTGcctgggatggggggacatgcGCTGAGCGGTGCCGGCCCCATCACGGGGGTCCCGGCCCCGCCAcggggtgtcccccccgtcACCTGGACGGGCGCTGCCGCGCTCGCGCCCTCTTCTCCGCCAGCTCGCGCTGCCGCAGGGTCTCCAGCTCCCGCGTGTCCTCCCCGTGCTCGGCGGCCgcttgtccctgtcccagcgCCGCCAGCTCCTccgggctctgcgggcggcACCGTCAGCGCTGCGGGGGGATCCGAGGGGggtccccggccccgccgcccccccggcccggctcaCCTGGTCGCGGAACATGAGCGAGATGATCTCCAGCACGTGCAGGGCCCATTGCTGCTCCGTCTGGGCGCTGGCCAGGAACTTGAGCAGGTCGTCCATGCCGCTGATGTGCAGCGCCCACAGCACCCGGTCGTGCACGCTGGCGTCACCGTCCACACCCTGGGGGGACAGTGGGCGGGGGGCGCTCAGCAGGCAGAGTGTGGGGGTCCCCGGGGAGCTGCCGGGGACCTGGGGAAGGGCCCTGTCCCGGTACCTGCTCCTCCGCGGGGTCCGGGGGGACGTGCAGCACGttgcgcagcagcagcaggatcctCTCGATCAGCAGCGCGTCCTCCTCCTGCCGCTGCTCCCAGTCCTGGGGTGACGGCACCGTGAGGGTCCCGCGGCGCCCGTGGGGAccccgccgggcggggccggaCCCCACGGTTCCCGGGAGCCGCGCGGGGACACGGGACtcaccagctgcagcaggtcGTAGAGCTTCTCGCTGAGCACCCCGAAAACTTTCTCGCTGGCGAACGCCTGCGGGGACCCCTGTGTGGGTCTGGGgaggcccagcagagcccccccCACCACCCAGAGGcccctccccgggcagcctcaCCTCTTTGTAGGCCTGCAGGTAGGACAGGACCTGCAGAAAGTGGTGCCGAGAGGCGGCGTCCGCGGGCACTTTGCCAAAGCAGAGCAGCGCCGGCTGCGTCAGGTTCACCATCAGCCTGCGAGCGGGTTGGGGGGGCCATGAGGGACCCCCGCTCcgcagggacccccccacgGCCCCCTCCCGCCTCCAGCCCCCAGGTACCTGACGACGGCATCGAAAAGCACCTTGTCCTGCGGGTACTGCACCATGATGGGCAGCAGGTCGTTCTGCAGGATCTGAGCTGCCCCCAGCTGCTGCCGCACGTCCCGGGTCTCGTCCTCATGGCGCAGGTACCGGATCAGGTCCTTGACGCTCTCTGGGCGGGGGGGTACCACAAATAGGACtcataaatctgatttttaggTACGATAATAAGCTAATCTCCCCAACACGTCAGGCTGATGCGTTGCCAGCGGGTTATTTTAACAACAAAAGGTGTGTATTGACTGACTAGCGGAGTTCTCATACCTGCCATCTCAAATTTTCCGAGCATAACCAAGGGTTCTGTGTTCCAAACACAACCGTACAGAACTTCTTACTTAGCGTAGTAACAGCAGGAGAATGTTAAAATAGGAATTTTATCAGTTCTCAATCGCACAGTCTCTTCACTATTCTTTTAAActtgtttagttttttgttttatttctgacttAATAGGCCAAATAAAGGCTGCGGGGCAAATATGCTCAATGTGTCCTTCTTAAAAGGGGTAATGTGAAGTACAGATTTCAATCAGTGATCTTCCACGAGTCGCAGGACAAACGGAACATCTTTTTAGTTTGGCTTATGCCTCTGATCCTTTCCCTTAACAGAGGCTTTATGGGCAAAGCGGCAGATACCTGGATCGCTGCTGAGTGGAACAACGCTGCTTTTTTGCCAGGAGAAACGATAATTAGGTAATTACAGCGATTCTGTAACGGGCCCGTGAGCCCCCGCCGCACGTACCCAGGCAGTCGGGCTCCCGGTGGTACACGTCCCCTTCCAGGTAGCCCAGGGCGCTGCAGGTCGCCAGCAGCTCGCAGTTCATCATGTACCAGTCCATGCAGCGCACCGGGGCGCCGGGACCGGGAACCGGGGGCCGCCTGCGGGACGGGCGTCAGCGCCGCCGCCGGGTGCCCCTCCCGCGCCCCGTCCTGGGGTCCCACCCGCCGGTACCGGGGCAGCGGCCAGCTTCAGGCAGCCCCCACCCCTTCCCGGGGTATCCGCCGGCCCCCATGCGGCGGTTACCGGGATCGGGGCACCGGCGGGGATCCCCCTTCCCGGCCCACCGGATATCGGAGCGTGggccggtcccggtcccggtcccggtcccgccgcgccccccgggCTCcaggcagccccggcccccccgcgctCACCGCCGGCCCCGTCTCGTCGCCCTCGCGGTCCCGGGTCCCGGCGCGGGGGCGGTGTTACACAACCGCCCCAGTTCCCGCGGCGggaggccccgccccgcccgcggcctTCAAGCGGCGACTCCCTACCGGAGAAGCCCCGGTGGGCCCTTGTCCCCACCTCCCGTCACGCGCCCCCAGCACGCCCCGGCGGGACGGtgccccgcagccccctcccctcGGGTGCGGGACCAGCGCATCCCCGCTCCCCAGGCGGGGTGCTGCgggcccccccaccccgcggGTCACCCTGCGAGCAGGGGCGGCTTTCAGTGGCATTGCCCTTTTAAGAGCGGGGCGCGCTGCGCCGCAGCCACACCCACAGGGCGGGGCCTCCCCCGCGGGCGCGGGAACGGGCGCTTCCCGCCAGCCCCCGCGCGGTTGCCGGGGCGACGCGGTCCCGGTTGTCCCCCCCGGTCCCTCCCGGTGTCCCCCCGGTACCGGCCACGGCCGCGAGCGGTTACCAAAATAAAAGAGCAGGTTTAATTCACCGAACACAGGActcccgccgcggcggggcggggcggcgcggccccggccaGGCCGGGCGCCGGTAGCCGGTACCGGAGCctcgccgccgcccgccgcgccgcacACACACGCACCACACGCACCGCGGCGGCCCCGTCACAGCAAAGCagcgggcgggcgcgggggcccGGGCCCGGCCTACAAGCCCTGCGTCTTCAGCTCCAGCGGCTCGGCGGTGGGCGGCTCGGGTGGCGGctccgcggcggcggcggcggcggtgacggcggcgacggcggcggccgcgggggccTCCCCCTTGAGGGCGGCCAGGCGCTCGGCCAGGCTGCGCGGCCGCGGGCACAGCGCGAACTCGTACAGCACCGCGCCCAGCGCCGCGCCCAGCAGCGGGCCCGCCCAGTACACCTGCGGGGGGGCGGCGTGGGCACCGGCACCCCCGGGCACCCCCGGCACCCCGGCTTCGGGgatccccccccacccctttaTCCCTTTGGGCACCCACAAACCAGCTGTTGGGGGGGcagcagggcggggggggggctcCTTGTGCCCTGTCTtcgcagcccccccagcaccccggggtGTCACTGTCACCGTCACCGGGGTGGTCCCGGCAGCTGCCCCCCGCTCGGTGGGGACACCACGGCTGGGGCAGGGCGGGGAGGGCCCggggtgggatttgggggtgtccccccacaCACGCTTACCCAGTGGTTGGTGAAGTTGCGGGTGATGACGGCCGGGGCGAAGGAGCGTGCGGGGTTCATGCCGGCGCCCGTGTAGTGGATCTGGGGGGGAAGGATGGGGCAGTGGGGTGCTCtggacaccccccccccccagcccccggggTCACAGCGGGAGGGTCCCCGCGGCCGCCCTTACCCCGAAGAGGTGGCCGAGGGCCAGGGAGAAGCCGACGGGCAGCGCGGCGGAGCCGGGGCGCCCGTCATGGCGCTCGTCGACGCTGGCGAGCACGCAGAGGATGAACtgggctgtcagcagcagctccaccacCGTGCCCTGGCCCGGGCCCACGCCGGGGTGCAGCTGCGTGGGgagggggctcagcaccccgCGGAGCCGCTCCCCCCATTCCCCGGCACCCCAACCCCTCAGCACCTCCAGTTCATTGCTGACCCCCCCAccatctccagccccacatccccgcTCAGCCCCAAACACCCCCCGGACACCCAGCACCCCCTGGACCTTCATTAAACCCCCATCCCCagtgccccaaaccccccaagcACCTCTGAACCCCTCAATCCTCCATCACCCCCCCGCCGCGGTTCCCCAAACCCCCTCATGGAGcccccaccccacagcaccccaacccctccagcccccccaaaccGCCCGGCCCCTCTCACCGCGCTGAGGCCGAGGGTGCCGCGCACGGGGGCCGGGGTCACCCCGTAGAGCACCCCGGCCCCGGCCAGGGCGCCCAGCAGCTGCGCCAGCAGGTAGCCCAGGGCTCGGAGCAGCGACAGCTGCGACGCCATCACCAAGGCCAAGGTGATGGCCGGGTTGACGAGGCCGCCGCTGACATGGCCCAGCGTCTGCACCAGGGTGGCCTGGGCCAGCCCGAAGGCCAAGGCGGCCCCCAGGACGCTGGGGGGGCCCGGGACCCAGCGCAGGGAGGCCCCCAACCCCAGTAGGGTGTACAGGAGGCTGCCCAGGAACTCGGCCAGCACGGCCCTCCAGAAAGCGGACGAGCGCAGCTCCCGCATGGCCTGGCCCCGCTGCCctcggccccgctcccctccccggGGGGAGCCCAGCACCACCTTTATAAGGCCCCCCCGGGGCCGGCCCCGGGGGTGGGATCCCACCGCCGCCACCCCCCGTTAACTGCTTCGCTGCCCGGGGTGGTGACGTGCAGAgagggaccccccccaggacAACCCCACACCCCTGGGGTAGCCGGGATTCCCCCCCCCGGACAACCCTACACCCCCGGGATagctgggacccccccgggacaGCCCCACACCCCTGGGATAGCTGGGACGCCCCAGGACACCCCCAGGATAGCCAGCCCCCCCgcccagggcagccccacaCCCCCAGGACAGTGGGaacccccccggacaccccccCCCAGGATAGCCAGGACCAccccccagtgcaacccccccacccccgggatagtggggaccccccagagctgcatcccccatccctgggctgccccggggggctctgtgtggtttggggggggacacccccacgCTTGGGGACCCGCAGGCAGCACTGAGCCCCCCGCCTCCATGttttggggacactttggggtGTCACTGATGGGAGCCTCTCCCACCCCCACGCGGGGGGTGCTGGGTGCCCCCCCGGggccagcccccccagccctgttgTCTGTGCAGGTTATTCAGCCCGGCTTAGCGGGGGCTAATTCCCCGGCCGGGGGGGGATTAGAGCCAGGCCCGGCCATTGGCGCCCGCCGGAATCTGCCGGGGCTGCAGAGGCCGCGACAAAGCGTTTGCTGCGCTCAGCGCCCCGGCacgggacaggctggggggtcCCGGCCCCCGCCCtcgccgcggggccgcgggaGGGGACGTGGCCCTGGGGGAGGACCCGGCATCGGGGTGTCCCTGCGGGCACGGGATGGGGGGCTGGCAGCCGCCGAGACCCCCCAGAGACACCTTGAGCAGCTCCGACCCAAAACCACTTTTAATCCCCCCGGGGGagtggggagcggggggggctGGAGCCACCGCGgcctccccggcccccccacCCTGTTGTGGGGGGCACCGGGTGTCACACTCGGGGGGTGGTGGGGACGCATGTGCCGCCTCCATGGGCTGGGGGAGCGGGGGGCTCAGGCCgtcgggggggccggggggctgcgggcggagggtgaggagggggccgggctgggggtgTCCAGCGGCGCCACGTCCCGGCAGGTGAGGCAGGCGCCCAGTTTCGCCCGGGGGGCACCGGCGGCCAGGACCAAGTCGTGGCAGAGCGCGGCCAGCAGCGCGCCCAGCACCGGGCCCAGCCAGAACACCTGGGGGGACACGTCAgcgctgggggggggggacaccgggcTGCTGGCGGGGGGGGACGCGCCAGGGGTGCCCCATGGGTGGGGGAacgcggggctgggggacgcTGGGCGCTGCCGCGGGGATGGGTGAACCGGGGACCAGTGACAGCGAGGAACCTGTGCTAGGTGGGGGGGGTCACACGTTTGGGAGGGGGACACCAGGAGGGGCCCATCCTATGAGGGAGGGACCAGGAGGACCCAAACTGGGGGTGCAGCCGAGGGTGACCTGTCCCACGGGCGACCCGTCCAAAGGGAAGAGCTGGGGACCCCTTCCCTGGGTGGGGATGGGACCGGGGGGGTCCcgtgctgcagctggggcacCCACCCCCATgttggggtcttggggggggggacccaggggtgCTGCTGACTCACCCAGTGGTTGTCCCAGATGCCGGTGACAACGGCCGGACCCAGCGAGAGCGCGGGGTTCATGCAGCCCCCCGAGAACGGCCCCTGCGGGAGGgaggggggtcagggggtggCAGCTGGGGGGGACAGCCCGGGGGGGGCAGGGCTGTCTGGGGTGGGGGTCACAGCCCATGGGGGGCGGTTTGGGGGTCCTCACCGCAGCCAGGGCGCCGGCAGCCACGGCGCTGCCCAGGGCCAGCCCACCATGTGGTGCCGCGTGCTCGGCGGTGCCAAACGCAGCCAGCGCCAGCTGGAAGGTGGCGAAAATCTCCCAGGCCAGCGCCTGTCCCgccgtccccgtccccacctGCCGCGACAGCCCCGCCTCAGCGCCACGACGccgggatggggacggggacggggaaCGCGGCCGCTCACCCTGGTGACGAGGCCGGTGCCGTGGGGCAGCGCCgtgcgggcggcggcggcggccagCGTGGCCCCGGCGCACTGTGCCAGgagcgcggcggccccgcgtAGGGCGCCCACCTTGCGGGTGCACATCAGCGCCAGCGTGAGCGCCGGGTTGGCATGGGGCGCCCCGAGGGCACAGCCCAGCGCCCCGGCCACCAGCCCCCCGGCCAGTGCCGGCGCCAGGGCCGCGGGGGACGCCGAGGCGCCCAGCACCACCCCCACGAAGACAAAGGTCGCTGCTGCCTCCGCCAGCACCCCCCGCCAGAAGCAGCCGCTCcgcagctcctggggacacagggtgggTGTCACCGCGGCGGGGACCGGGTgccgtggggatgggggaccTCGATGGTGGGGTgccgtggggatgggggaccTCGATGGTGGGGTgccgtggggatgggggaccTCAGTAAGCAGGTACCACGGTGATGGGGGCATCTTGGCAATGGCGCACCTTGTCGCCAGGGTCACCGTGGCGACGGGGACACTGTGGTGGGCAGAGATGGTGCCCTGGCTACGGGGGGTGACGGT
Protein-coding sequences here:
- the LOC136000412 gene encoding aquaporin-2-like yields the protein MAIGEELRSGCFWRGVLAEAAATFVFVGVVLGASASPAALAPALAGGLVAGALGCALGAPHANPALTLALMCTRKVGALRGAAALLAQCAGATLAAAAARTALPHGTGLVTRVSGRVGTGTAGQALAWEIFATFQLALAAFGTAEHAAPHGGLALGSAVAAGALAAGPFSGGCMNPALSLGPAVVTGIWDNHWVFWLGPVLGALLAALCHDLVLAAGAPRAKLGACLTCRDVAPLDTPSPAPSSPSARSPPAPPTA